The nucleotide sequence ATTACACTAAATTAACCTATGGTCGTCAAGAGTTTCGCTTTGTTCGAGCGCGTAATGATAAAGATTGCATTGTTGTCCAAGAACCTACTGGTTCCACGACGGTAACAACAGTATCATTAACCATCGCCAGCATGGAACTCAAGGTCAAACATGTCTTTCCCAACGATGATGTGAAAATCGAATTAATGACTCCGATTAAGAATAATACACCGATAACCATACCTTTCCGTAAATGGGAGCTCAATGAACTACCTTCACTTACGGCAGGATCTGGACGAGAGATATGGAGTGTAAAGACAACTTCAGCTGTTGAACGTCCACGCTACGTTATTGTAGCTTTTCAAACTTCTAAACGAGATGATATTCACGCTGATCCGACGCTATTCGATCACATTAGAATGTCCAGCGTACGAGTGGTTATTAATGGTGACTATTGGACTAACGAGAGAATGCAATTGGATTTCACAAAAAATGATTACGCTATAGCTCACTACAATTATACTGAATTCTTTCCCAGTTATGCTCGTTCGCTAACAAAACATCCCATCTTAGATTACTCTGCATTTAAAAGATAtgctttgtttgtttttgactGTTCCAAGCAGGATGATACATCATTTAGATCCGGAACTGTCGATGTTAAGTTGGAAATCGAAACAGATGAAGGTTTTCCAGAAGGTACTCGAGCTTACTGTTTAATTGTTCACGCCAGCCTACTCGAATACTTTTCACTAACTGAAGTtgtcaaaaatataatttaaataggACAATCTACAACTATGTCTTTCAGTATTGATCGCAACATCATGAGGATCGCATTAGTTGACATACAAGGATTCACCATAGATGGGTGGTTTGTACCCAAAGAGCTTACCATTGAAATTGGCCATAAACGATGCCATTACATATTTACGTCTCCACAACCGTTTGCTACATTGAGTAATAAAGATAAGAAGACTGTATCTTACTTGGAGAGACACCTGCACGGTCTTCGGTATTCCAATGGGGATGttgaatattcaaaaataaatgaaatactaGAATCTAAGTTGTTGTATGCAGCTGATTACATCTACGTTCGCGGAGAACAAAAAGTGGAATTTTTACAAAAGAAATGTCATATTTTTGGAGTTTTTCCCACCATTATTGATGTTTGTAAATTTGATGATACACCCCTTGATACTGGAAACTTTATTCAGAATGCCAATCCTTGTCACACAACTGGACTATTTTCCTGCACCGA is from Diabrotica virgifera virgifera chromosome 9, PGI_DIABVI_V3a and encodes:
- the LOC126891300 gene encoding uncharacterized protein LOC126891300, with product MPKRHYSRRQVHQQEPHIFDLYQKPRFDDTIRKEEFRTYTPYIKSFNNSDVEFIINQSDAFFAIHDTLLEIKGSIKKAGNGTVSLAPNAGSFLFDTCTYIQSSHDMEIVRDPGVVSTIRSLLCYTPEDSKFLSTAGWNYPNYPHLTGDAFSLLIPIKHIFNIFNDYTKLTYGRQEFRFVRARNDKDCIVVQEPTGSTTVTTVSLTIASMELKVKHVFPNDDVKIELMTPIKNNTPITIPFRKWELNELPSLTAGSGREIWSVKTTSAVERPRYVIVAFQTSKRDDIHADPTLFDHIRMSSVRVVINGDYWTNERMQLDFTKNDYAIAHYNYTEFFPSYARSLTKHPILDYSAFKRYALFVFDCSKQDDTSFRSGTVDVKLEIETDEGFPEGTRAYCLIVHASLLEYFSLTEVVKNII